In the Theobroma cacao cultivar B97-61/B2 chromosome 1, Criollo_cocoa_genome_V2, whole genome shotgun sequence genome, one interval contains:
- the LOC18613994 gene encoding DEAD-box ATP-dependent RNA helicase 31 produces the protein MPIKFLPQLRLLSPSLPVTRFPSMRPGASIGSNGSMPVLNRVFPFKLKFIGLSPGFNGHLGVRSLSTRSFRTRPGSSSEFTRKDRGDVRASKSLIEDEAELSDWVGELRTDSFRGRLTSEDEELDADRARNRVRSRDREGNRGSVKRRRESEFDNFRESNRRGTRGNPGYSFSRNSRFSKRFDSELEDEDNDDDEEEEESYSRRKTRGAKRENKKVDSRKGRGNERGLNSRNMGNGRRNLGRKSNFREDKDDDANDFEEERGRVVRATANFLSEEDSDINDDEDDEDDVIFRKNASSALGLDKDVRQTGSPRSSPGKSDSYLSESRFDQSSLSPLSLKGIKDAGYEKMTVVQEATLPVILKGKDVLAKAKTGTGKTVAFLLPSIEVVSKLPPIDRDVKRPPIHVLVICPTRELASQAAAEANTLLKYHSSIGVQVVIGGTRLALEQKRMQANPCQILVATPGRLRDHIENTAGFATKLMGVKVLVLDEADHLLDMGFRKDIERIIASVPKQRQTLLFSATVPEEVRQICHIALRRDHEFINTVLEGTEETHSQVRQMHMVAPLDKHFSVLYVLLKEHIADDVDYKVLVFCTTAMVTRLVADLLGELNLNVREIHSRKPQSYRTRVSDEFRRSKGLILVTSDVSARGVDYPDVTLVIQVGLPADRQQYIHRLGRTGRKGKEGQGILLLAPWEEYFVSSIKDLPITKAHLPSVDPDTKKKVERALSNVEMKNKEAAYQAWLGYYNSTKNVGRDKYRLVELANEFSRSMGLDNPPPIPKLVLSKMGLRNIPGLRSK, from the exons ATGCCTATCAAGTTTCTGCCACAGCTTCGTCTTCTCAGCCCGTCTCTACCGGTCACCCGTTTCCCCTCTATGAGACCTGGAGCCTCCATTGGCTCTAACGGGTCCATGCCCGTTTTAAATAGGGTATTCCCTTTTAAACTCAAATTCATTGGCTTATCACCTGGCTTTAACGGACATCTCGGTGTGCGGAGCCTCTCCACCAGGTCGTTTCGAACTAGGCCCGGGTCAAGCTCCGAGTTCACTCGTAAAGACAGGGGAGATGTCCGTGCCTCGAAGAGTCTGATCGAGGACGAGGCAGAACTCAGTGACTGGGTCGGCGAGTTGAGAACCGACTCGTTCCGTGGTCGACTCACTAGCGAAGACGAGGAATTAGATGCGGATAGAGCACGTAATAGAGTTAGGAGTAGAGATAGAGAGGGAAATAGGGGTTCCGTGAAGAGGAGAAGAGAGAGTGAGTTCGACAATTTTCGTGAATCGAACAGGAGGGGAACTCGGGGCAACCCGGGCTATTCTTTTTCGAGGAATTCTCGGTTCAGTAAGCGGTTTGATAGTGAATTAGAAGACGAAGACAATGATGACGatgaggaggaggaggaaTCTTACTCGAGGAGAAAAACTCGGGGGGcaaaaagagagaataaaAAAGTGGATTCAAGGAAAGGAAGGGGGAACGAGAGGGGTTTGAATTCAAGAAATATGGGAAATGGAAGGAGAAATTTGGGAAGAAAATCAAACTTTCGGGAGGATAAAGATGATGATGCTAATgactttgaagaagaaagagggAGGGTAGTAAGAGCTACTGCAAATTTTCTTAGCGAGGAAGATAGTGATAttaatgatgatgaagatgatgaagatgatgtaATTTTTAGGAAGAATGCGAGTTCTGCGCTTGGATTGGATAAGGATGTTAGGCAAACTGGAAGTCCGAGAAGTTCACCAGGGAAATCTGATTCTTATTTGAGTGAATCAAG ATTTGATCAATCTTCACTATCTCCCTTGTCACTTAAGGGAATTAAGGATGCTGGCTATGAGAAGATGACCGTGGTACAGGAGGCTACTCTTCCAGTTATACTCAAAG gCAAGGATGTACTGGCCAAGGCCAAAACGGGCACGGGAAAGACAGTAGCATTTTTG CTTCCATCGATTGAAGTTGTTTCAAAGTTGCCTCCTATTGATCGCGATGTAAAGCGGCCACCAATTCATGTACTTGTAATATGCCCAACTCGAGAGCTTGCAAGTCAAGCTGCTGCAGAAGCTAACACCTTGTTGAAGTATCATTCTTCTATTGGTGTTCAAGTTGTTATTGGAGGTACAAGACTTGCTTTAGAGCAAAAACGCATGCAAGCAAACCCTTGCCAG ATTCTTGTTGCTACACCTGGAAGGCTCAGAGATCATATTGAGAATACTGCAGGATTTGCGACAAAGCTGATGGGTGTGAAGGTCCTTGTACTTGATGAAGCAGATCATTTATTAGACATGGGTTTTCGTAAAGACATCGAAAGGATAATTGCCTCTGTTCCAAAGCAACGGCAAACACTATTATTTTCTGCTACAGTTCCTGAAGAG GTCCGTCAAATCTGCCACATTGCTTTGAGAAGAGATCATGAATTCATCAATACCGTTCTAGAAGGCACTGAGGAGACTCATTCACAG GTCAGACAAATGCACATGGTTGCTCCACTAGACAAGCATTTTTCCGTACTGTATGTTCTTCTTAAAGAACATATTGCAGATGATGTTGACTACAAG GTTCTTGTATTCTGCACTACTGCTATGGTAACAAGACTGGTAGCTGACCTTCTTGGAGAGCTGAACCTGAATGTTAGAGAGATACATTCAAGAAAACCACAGAGTTATAGAACCAGGGTATCTGATGAATTCCGCAGGTCAAAAGGTCTTATTCTTGTGACATCTGATGTATCTGCTCGTGGGGTTGATTATCCTGATGTTACACTTGTCATACAG GTGGGCTTGCCAGCTGATAGACAACAGTATATACATCGGCTAGGTAGAACTGGGCGTAAGGGTAAAGAAGGGCAAGGTATACTCTTGCTAGCACCATGGGAGGAATACTTTGTGTCTAGTATCAAGGATTTGCCAATAACAAAGGCTCATTTGCCCTCAGTGGATCCAGACACAAAGAAAAAG GTGGAACGGGCACTTTCCAATGTTGAGATGAAGAACAAGGAAGCAGCATATCAGGCATGGCTTGGTTATTACAATTCCACTAAGAACGTAGGCAGGGATAAGTATAGACTTGTGGAGCTTGCAAACGAGTTCAGCAGAAGCATGGGTCTCGACAACCCTCCTCCAATTCCCAAGCTCGTCCTTAGCAAGATGGGCCTAAGGAATATCCCTGGTTTGCGTTCCAAGTAA